A part of Helicobacter fennelliae genomic DNA contains:
- a CDS encoding 2-isopropylmalate synthase, which translates to MQEYIKIFDTTLRDGEQSPGASMNIEEKIKIALQLEKLGVDVIEAGFAASSPGDFEAINQIAQSLSSASVCSLARALESDIDVAAKAIAPAHHKTIHTFIATSPIHMEFKLKLKPEEVIKKAVNAVKYAKSLCQDVEFSCEDALRSDIGFLKEILPAVIEAGANTLNLPDTVGYRLPHEIGTFIKEIHNFIGDRAILSIHCHNDLGLAVANSIAAIQNGVRQVECTINGLGERAGNTALEEVVMILKTRKDLFLTSTNSALDTHINTKEIYPTSKLVADITGIRPQPNKAIVGKNAFAHESGIHQDGMLKHPQTYEIMRPCDIGIPESNGLILGKHSGKAAFKDKIKSLGFEGISDAELLAAFERFKVLCDSKKEIFDDDIRAILSEETLHIPQIFSLGIIQVSACSSGKYCAAISIYKDENEVSDSALGNGAVDSVLKSIDRISQIQGHLQDYKVESITSGKDALAKVVVKVVFENKSRAIIGHGIDIDTMSATAKAYISALNSYLSMKDLISNNA; encoded by the coding sequence ATGCAAGAATATATAAAAATTTTTGATACAACATTACGAGACGGAGAGCAAAGCCCGGGTGCTTCGATGAATATCGAAGAAAAAATAAAAATTGCTTTACAATTAGAAAAACTCGGGGTTGATGTGATTGAGGCTGGATTTGCAGCCTCTAGCCCGGGAGATTTTGAAGCGATCAATCAAATAGCCCAAAGCCTCTCAAGTGCCTCAGTTTGCTCTCTTGCAAGGGCACTGGAATCAGACATTGATGTCGCAGCCAAAGCGATCGCGCCAGCACACCACAAAACCATTCATACCTTTATCGCCACAAGCCCCATTCATATGGAGTTCAAGCTCAAGCTCAAACCCGAAGAAGTCATCAAAAAAGCAGTCAATGCTGTCAAATACGCCAAATCTCTATGTCAAGATGTAGAATTTAGCTGTGAAGATGCTTTGCGGAGCGATATTGGATTTTTGAAAGAGATCTTGCCTGCTGTGATTGAAGCGGGGGCAAATACGCTCAATCTTCCCGATACCGTGGGCTATCGATTGCCACATGAAATCGGGACATTTATCAAAGAAATCCATAACTTTATAGGCGATAGAGCTATTTTATCCATACACTGCCATAATGACTTAGGGCTTGCTGTGGCAAACTCCATAGCAGCAATTCAAAATGGCGTCAGACAAGTTGAATGCACCATCAATGGACTTGGCGAGCGCGCAGGAAATACCGCATTAGAAGAAGTAGTCATGATCCTTAAAACCCGCAAAGATTTGTTTTTGACAAGCACAAATTCAGCCCTAGATACTCACATCAACACAAAAGAAATCTATCCGACAAGCAAACTTGTCGCTGATATTACTGGTATCCGCCCACAGCCAAATAAAGCAATCGTTGGCAAAAACGCATTTGCTCATGAAAGCGGAATCCACCAAGATGGAATGCTTAAACACCCGCAAACTTACGAGATTATGCGACCTTGCGATATAGGCATACCAGAATCTAATGGCTTGATTCTAGGCAAACATTCAGGCAAAGCCGCTTTCAAAGACAAAATCAAATCGCTAGGTTTTGAGGGCATAAGTGATGCTGAGCTTCTTGCTGCATTTGAGCGATTTAAAGTGCTTTGTGATAGCAAAAAAGAAATTTTTGATGATGATATACGAGCGATTTTAAGCGAAGAGACGCTTCATATTCCACAAATTTTCTCACTAGGAATCATTCAAGTGAGTGCCTGCTCTAGCGGTAAATATTGCGCGGCTATTAGCATTTATAAAGATGAAAATGAGGTGAGCGATTCCGCACTTGGCAATGGAGCGGTAGATTCTGTGCTTAAAAGCATCGATAGAATCAGCCAAATCCAAGGACATCTCCAAGACTACAAAGTAGAATCCATAACAAGCGGCAAAGATGCGCTTGCAAAAGTCGTCGTTAAAGTCGTGTTTGAAAATAAAAGTAGAGCCATTATCGGACATGGCATTGATATAGACACGATGAGCGCGACAGCTAAGGCTTATATCTCAGCACTCAATAGCTATCTCTCAATGAAAGATCTTATCTCAAATAACGCATAA
- the pssA gene encoding CDP-diacylglycerol--serine O-phosphatidyltransferase, producing the protein MNINPLYILPNFFTAGSIFFGIVSIMLASNASFEWAAWLIVVSMIFDGLDGRVARLTNTSSKFGIEFDSLADIVAFGVAPAMLVYYYIPTIGANYGFDGAYGLYRIFTCALFVIFGAIRLARFNITTINAEPNTFIGLPIPTAAVIIVLWILVDLRYNLFVSSFSYLLLVLTFIVSILMVSNIRYPSFKKIKWNLKIFTTLLIALALIISSKLYVEIFCAILSSYILYGIGRWVIMMCKVIVKKRA; encoded by the coding sequence ATGAATATCAATCCTCTTTATATTTTGCCAAATTTTTTTACAGCTGGAAGTATTTTTTTTGGAATCGTCAGCATTATGCTTGCCTCAAATGCGTCTTTTGAGTGGGCGGCTTGGTTGATTGTTGTATCTATGATTTTTGATGGGCTTGATGGGCGCGTGGCTCGGCTGACAAATACTTCAAGTAAATTTGGCATAGAATTTGACTCATTAGCAGATATTGTTGCGTTTGGCGTCGCACCAGCTATGCTTGTGTATTATTACATTCCAACCATTGGCGCAAATTATGGATTTGATGGCGCGTATGGATTGTATCGCATATTTACTTGCGCGCTTTTTGTGATTTTTGGTGCGATCCGACTTGCTCGCTTCAATATCACAACCATAAACGCAGAACCAAATACTTTCATAGGCTTGCCAATCCCAACAGCCGCAGTGATTATTGTGCTTTGGATTCTCGTTGATCTCCGCTACAATCTTTTTGTAAGCTCATTTAGCTATCTTTTGCTTGTTTTGACTTTTATCGTCAGCATACTTATGGTAAGCAATATCCGCTATCCAAGCTTCAAAAAAATCAAGTGGAATCTAAAAATTTTCACCACGCTTCTTATCGCCCTAGCATTAATCATTAGTTCAAAATTGTATGTTGAAATTTTTTGTGCGATTTTAAGCTCATATATACTCTATGGCATAGGAAGGTGGGTTATTATGATGTGTAAGGTCATAGTCAAAAAAAGAGCATAA
- a CDS encoding heavy metal translocating P-type ATPase: protein MAKAKFFIEGMTCSACSSGIERSLLRKDSITEAKINLISKVASIKYDKTKISLNEIFALIKKLGYTPTLHENDDVRNTPIATLLKTRQFGALDKRLFPPKIRLSISLILTCFVLYLSMLPMMFSQILIAPFDMPSINLFSQLCASLIVMHMGRNFYIKGFKGLFSKTPTMDTLIAISTSAALIYSLYSMWGYFIAGIPTHHFYFESICVILCFVLLGKTIEHKAKNNANEAIKALLARNEKQALIIDSDNNQKSIPIDQIQVDDCIKILPHSYIPVDGVLISGEGGVDESMLSGEVLPVFKKPNDKVFAGSLNTSQSFIIKATTTSAHSTLSAIIALIQEATNSKTQISRLADRVSAIFVPSVIGIALIAGIIWGIFKDFTFGFEIFISVLVISCPCALGLATPMAIMLGNTLANKQGIFLKKSSILEITRNVTSIVFDKTGTLTKAELHIQKIQSLSNVSENEILSLCAGIEQGSEHLIAKAILKQAKDSHIEPKVCQNFKSLVGYGIQATYNGEDYVVGSKELFSQNLEVLQNNQALLHIYVAKKRGDLYEILGVIFLEDSIKDSAFSLIPKLKNNLITPYILSGDNQFNTARIAQALGIEQFRANAKPKDKFHFIQDLKAKGNVVMMVGDGINDVGALEASDASLSFSNASDVSEKTADIVIFNHDLNRIDYILRLSKAVVKNIKENLFWAFCYNIICIPLACGALYGFGILLNPMVAAFAMSLSSVSVVLNAQRLRKFK from the coding sequence ATGGCAAAAGCTAAATTTTTTATCGAAGGAATGACTTGTTCGGCTTGCTCATCTGGAATCGAGCGATCACTTTTGCGTAAAGATTCTATTACAGAGGCAAAAATCAACCTCATCTCAAAAGTCGCCTCTATCAAATACGACAAAACCAAAATCAGTCTCAATGAAATTTTTGCACTCATCAAAAAACTCGGCTACACGCCAACTCTCCACGAAAATGATGATGTGAGAAACACACCCATTGCTACATTGCTAAAAACTCGGCAATTTGGCGCGCTTGATAAGCGGTTGTTTCCACCAAAAATACGGCTTTCTATAAGTTTGATTCTCACTTGCTTTGTGCTGTATCTCTCAATGCTACCGATGATGTTTTCACAGATTCTCATCGCGCCATTTGATATGCCTTCTATCAATCTCTTCTCTCAACTCTGCGCCTCGCTTATTGTTATGCATATGGGGCGAAATTTTTATATCAAAGGTTTTAAAGGGCTATTTTCCAAAACCCCAACAATGGATACGCTTATTGCCATAAGCACAAGTGCTGCGCTTATTTATAGTTTGTATTCGATGTGGGGGTATTTTATCGCGGGTATTCCAACGCATCATTTTTATTTTGAAAGCATTTGTGTGATCCTCTGCTTTGTCCTGCTTGGCAAAACAATCGAACACAAAGCCAAAAATAATGCTAATGAAGCAATCAAAGCCCTTTTAGCTCGCAACGAAAAGCAAGCCCTCATTATAGATTCTGATAATAATCAAAAATCTATCCCAATAGATCAAATCCAAGTTGATGATTGTATAAAGATTCTGCCACACAGCTATATTCCCGTAGATGGAGTGCTTATTAGTGGTGAGGGTGGGGTTGATGAATCCATGCTAAGTGGCGAAGTTTTGCCTGTGTTTAAAAAGCCAAATGACAAAGTCTTTGCTGGAAGTCTCAATACAAGCCAATCGTTTATCATCAAAGCCACCACAACAAGCGCGCATAGCACACTTAGCGCGATTATCGCACTTATCCAAGAAGCCACAAATTCCAAAACCCAAATCTCGCGTCTTGCTGATAGAGTCTCAGCAATTTTTGTCCCAAGCGTGATTGGTATCGCGCTTATAGCAGGAATTATATGGGGCATTTTTAAGGATTTTACATTTGGATTTGAGATTTTTATCAGTGTGCTTGTGATCTCTTGCCCTTGCGCTTTGGGACTTGCTACACCTATGGCGATTATGCTTGGCAATACTTTAGCCAACAAGCAAGGTATTTTTCTCAAAAAATCAAGCATTTTAGAAATCACGCGAAATGTAACAAGCATCGTATTTGACAAAACAGGCACACTCACAAAAGCAGAGCTTCATATCCAAAAAATCCAAAGTTTGAGTAATGTAAGCGAAAATGAGATTCTCTCGTTATGCGCGGGAATTGAGCAAGGAAGCGAGCATCTCATCGCTAAGGCGATTTTAAAACAAGCCAAAGATTCTCATATAGAGCCAAAAGTTTGCCAAAACTTCAAATCTCTCGTAGGCTATGGAATCCAAGCAACTTATAATGGTGAAGACTATGTAGTCGGAAGCAAAGAGCTTTTTTCGCAGAATCTAGAAGTTTTGCAAAATAATCAAGCTTTATTGCACATTTATGTAGCCAAAAAGCGCGGTGATTTGTATGAGATTCTAGGCGTTATATTTTTAGAAGATAGCATTAAAGATTCTGCATTTTCATTGATTCCAAAGCTAAAAAACAACCTCATCACACCATATATTTTAAGTGGAGACAATCAATTCAATACCGCTCGTATCGCGCAAGCATTAGGCATTGAACAATTTAGGGCAAATGCTAAGCCTAAAGATAAATTCCACTTTATCCAAGATCTCAAAGCCAAAGGCAATGTCGTGATGATGGTAGGCGATGGCATAAATGATGTGGGCGCATTAGAGGCTTCAGATGCGTCATTAAGCTTTTCTAATGCAAGCGATGTGAGCGAAAAAACAGCAGATATTGTGATTTTTAATCACGACCTCAATCGCATTGATTATATCTTGCGACTCTCAAAAGCAGTCGTTAAAAACATAAAAGAGAATCTATTTTGGGCTTTTTGTTATAATATCATCTGCATTCCATTAGCATGTGGAGCATTATATGGATTTGGGATTTTGCTTAACCCAATGGTCGCTGCTTTTGCGATGAGCTTAAGTAGCGTAAGTGTCGTGCTTAATGCGCAAAGATTGCGGAAA
- a CDS encoding phosphatidylserine decarboxylase: protein MNGIQIVAKESLNGIIAFFIWILFCFFVDFSFGLFLGVVGILLWCWAFRNPERIAMQKDNIILAPIDGEVIGIEKTEKSCLITIKVRFFDAGFIRLPLESKTIKITQKSGLLLYFSDLWKKLNQQIKIKGAHFEMLILPKVFAPSSINGSNALHVAIGQRVGFMKVGELQLHITKPQVDICINVGDKIISGQSIIGYLK from the coding sequence AATCGTAGCCAAAGAATCTCTAAATGGCATTATTGCATTTTTTATCTGGATTCTATTTTGCTTTTTTGTTGATTTTTCATTTGGCTTGTTTTTGGGAGTTGTAGGGATTTTGTTGTGGTGCTGGGCGTTTAGAAATCCTGAGCGCATCGCCATGCAAAAAGATAACATCATCTTAGCACCCATTGATGGCGAAGTGATTGGCATAGAAAAAACCGAAAAATCTTGCCTTATCACAATCAAAGTCCGTTTTTTTGACGCGGGCTTTATCCGACTACCACTAGAATCTAAAACCATAAAAATCACACAAAAATCAGGGCTTTTGCTGTATTTTTCAGATTTATGGAAAAAGCTCAATCAGCAAATAAAAATCAAAGGCGCGCATTTTGAAATGCTTATCTTGCCAAAAGTTTTTGCGCCCTCTTCTATCAATGGCTCTAATGCTTTGCATGTCGCGATAGGACAAAGAGTGGGCTTTATGAAAGTTGGCGAACTTCAGCTTCACATCACAAAACCACAAGTTGATATATGTATCAATGTCGGAGATAAAATAATAAGCGGTCAAAGCATTATAGGATACCTCAAATGA